The following nucleotide sequence is from Chitinophagales bacterium.
AAAGATTGTGCGTGGAACTGGCGCTTATCAGGCTATGCCACCTGCAACAGGTAATTGATCTCTCTAAAGAATTTTCTTCGGGAGTAAAAAAAAAATTCCTGAATAAGGAGGAAGAGGAACAGCCTGCAACAAAACAGGTAACCACAGATTTCCCTGCTTCCGGTAAACCCGTAACTGCACCTTCCGTTACAAAAGATAAGAAGACTGAGCCCGCTGTAAAGACCGGCGGCGGAGGGTCCGTTCGGCTTACATCACTGGATAATTTAAAAAAGGAACTGCTGGAAAAACCAAAGGCGGAAGACGCGGCGCCAGTGCCGGAGGCCGCAGAAGCGGTTTATGATGAAATTGACAGCTATGCCTTTCAGCAGGTTTGGAAAAGTTACCTGGAGATTATTGAAAAGGATAAGAAGCAGGTGATCTTAAAGATCCTCGAAGCGTTTCCGCCGGAAGTTGTTTCCGGTAAAACGATTCTGATCCTTGTTGGAACAGAAGCCTATCTCAGTGCCTTAAACTCTGAAAGGGAAGAGATGTACTACTTCCTGAAAAAGGAATTGGATAAAAAGGCTATAGACCTTGTCATCCAGGTAGATAAACAAAAATCACGGACAGAAACTGCACGCAAGCCATATACTACGGGTGAAAAATTCAATCACATGCTGCAAAAAAACCCGAAGCTGCAGGATTTGAAAGACAGGCTGAAGCTGGAGTTGGATTATTAAACTGCATCGGATTTTCTTATGTAATCAGTGCCGCACAACACAGGTCCGGCAGGCTTGTGCATTAGTTGCAAAACGGATGACAGACTGAATGGAATGGCAAGCGGCGTCCATTGTGTATTCGCTCTGCTTTTTCCTATTTTTGATGCGATCAAAAGAAATTTAAGACATGGCTGATGTAGTACGAATGCCCAAGATGAGTGATACGATGACGGAAGGTGTGATCGTTGCCTGGCATAAAAAGGTTGGTGATAAAATTAAATCCGGTGATCTGTTGGCAGAGATTGAAACTGATAAAGCGGTAATGGAATTTGAAAGTTTCCAGGAAGGAGTTCTTTTATACATCGGCCCCGACAAAGGTGAAGCAGTAAAGGTGGATGAGGTAATTGCCGTGCTCGGTAAGGAAGGAGAAGACTACCAGGCATTGCTGAAGCCGGCAACAAACGGAACTGCCGAGAAAAAACCTGATGCGGTTACAGCGGAGGTTCCTATAGCAACGAAAAATGAAGTAGCTGCCACCGGCAATGTAACAGCAACTGAGCAGGATAGCGGACGGATTAAAGCATCTCCGCTTGCTAAAAAGATTGCCAGTGAGTCCGGTGTCCCGATAGCGAAGATTAAAGGTTCCGGTGATGAAGGGCGGATTGTGAAGCGCGACGTAGAAAATTTCCTGACGGCGAATACAGGAGCCGCCGGCTATGTTTCCATGCCTGCCGTTGCCGGAGTGGAATCATTTGATGAGGTTCCCGTATCGCAAATGCGCAAAACGATTGCAAGAAGGTTGGCGGAGAGTAAATTCAGTGCGCCTCATTTTTATCTTACGATGGAGGTCAATATGGACCGTTGCGTGGAAGCGCGAACCGCTTTAAATGAAGAATTTCCCGACCGGAAGGTTTCCTTTAACGATATCATCATCAAGGCAGCGGCATTGGCTTTAAAAAAGAACCCGAAGGTGAATGCCAGCTGGCTGACCGATAAGATCAGGTACAATCATCATGTTCACATTGGTATGGCTGTAGCGGTGGAGGAAGGGTTACTGGTGCCTGTAATCAAATTCGCTGATCAGAAATCATTATCACAGATCAGCGAAGAAGCAAGGATGTTTGCAGGTAAGGCAAAGGAAAAAAAGTTGCAGCCGGAAGAGATGCAGGGCAATACATTTACAATTTCCAATTTAGGCATGATGGATATTGATCATTTTACGGCCATCATTAATCCACCCGATGCATGTATACTGGCTATCGGTAAAATCAGGAAAATTCCGGTAGTGATACATGACCAGGTAAAAGTCAGCAGTGTGCTCACTGTTACACTTTCCTGTGATCACCGTGTTGTGGATGGTGCTACCGGTGCGCGCTTTCTGCAGACTTTCAAATCATATCTCGGAAACCCGCTGAGCATGCTTTATTAGCAGTAAGATCAATTGCGCGGATAACAAAGTCCGCAGGAAGTTTCAGGCGTTTGATGCTAAACGATTCAACGATCTGCTCTCCGCGCAGGTTGCGGCTCTTATATTTTTACAAATTTCCGTGTTATCGTTTTATCGCCCGTTCTCAACTCAATAATATAAGTTCCATTAGCAAAATCTGACAATGAGAAGGAGGCGTATTGCTTTCCTTCCTGCTGTATGTCTTGTTGCAGCATGGCCAGCCTTTTTCCTGATAAGTCATATAATGAAATGACCACTGCAGTGCTGTTGGACAGATAGTAACTGAGCAGTATTTCAGATGACGCCGGGTTAGGGTAGAGGCTGAACTCATGGCTATCGCAGATATCATCGATTCCTACACCAAATGCTTCCGGTATTGTAAGTGTGGAAGTGTGGATCACATCACCACTCGTATTGTTATTGTTGTTGGAAAAGTTAAATGCACCGTAAAAAGTTACATCACCGGTGCCTGCAATTGGTGCTGTCCAGGAAAAACTCCAGGTGGCAGTATGGCCGGGCCAAGTTGTTCCTGCACTTTTATGGGTGATGTACTTATTCGTATTGCTTGTAAATTTTGTCTTATTGGCATCCAGCAAGGCCATTGTTCCTAAAAGTGTACCGGCATTAT
It contains:
- a CDS encoding pyruvate dehydrogenase complex dihydrolipoamide acetyltransferase, whose amino-acid sequence is MADVVRMPKMSDTMTEGVIVAWHKKVGDKIKSGDLLAEIETDKAVMEFESFQEGVLLYIGPDKGEAVKVDEVIAVLGKEGEDYQALLKPATNGTAEKKPDAVTAEVPIATKNEVAATGNVTATEQDSGRIKASPLAKKIASESGVPIAKIKGSGDEGRIVKRDVENFLTANTGAAGYVSMPAVAGVESFDEVPVSQMRKTIARRLAESKFSAPHFYLTMEVNMDRCVEARTALNEEFPDRKVSFNDIIIKAAALALKKNPKVNASWLTDKIRYNHHVHIGMAVAVEEGLLVPVIKFADQKSLSQISEEARMFAGKAKEKKLQPEEMQGNTFTISNLGMMDIDHFTAIINPPDACILAIGKIRKIPVVIHDQVKVSSVLTVTLSCDHRVVDGATGARFLQTFKSYLGNPLSMLY
- a CDS encoding T9SS type A sorting domain-containing protein, giving the protein MKRNTRFIVFSLIAAIIVAGNSLQPAEGNGSGAPAGNTGSPADNKTCARLGCHPGTATLISDVITSDVPATGYVPGYTYTITASITDPSLTKFGFQISPQNNAGTLLGTMALLDANKTKFTSNTNKYITHKSAGTTWPGHTATWSFSWTAPIAGTGDVTFYGAFNFSNNNNNTSGDVIHTSTLTIPEAFGVGIDDICDSHEFSLYPNPASSEILLSYYLSNSTAVVISLYDLSGKRLAMLQQDIQQEGKQYASFSLSDFANGTYIIELRTGDKTITRKFVKI